In a single window of the Bradyrhizobium sp. ORS 285 genome:
- a CDS encoding response regulator, whose protein sequence is MAQTQPHILVVEDDRETRTLIAKYLRNNACNVTTATDGREMTRIMGDHRIDLLILDVMLPGEDGLTLCRKLRAESQVPIIMLTARGEDVDRILGLEMGADDYLPKPFNPRELLARINAVLRRQAAAMTASATEGATALCFLGWRIDFRLRELRNPEGARVAMTSAEFDLLRTFCERPGRVLSRDSLLDLTQGRSAGSFERSIDVLVSRIRRKIEPDPQEATMIKTVRSGGYMFTPVVEVVTAPQSH, encoded by the coding sequence ATGGCCCAGACACAACCCCACATCCTGGTCGTCGAGGACGACCGCGAGACGCGGACGCTGATCGCGAAATATCTGCGTAATAATGCCTGCAACGTGACGACCGCGACCGACGGCCGCGAGATGACCCGGATCATGGGTGATCACCGCATCGACCTGCTGATCCTCGACGTGATGCTGCCCGGCGAGGACGGCCTCACCCTTTGCCGCAAGCTGCGCGCGGAATCGCAGGTGCCGATCATCATGCTCACCGCGCGCGGCGAGGACGTCGATCGCATTCTCGGCCTCGAGATGGGCGCCGACGACTATCTCCCGAAGCCGTTCAATCCGCGCGAGCTGCTCGCCCGCATCAATGCCGTGCTGCGCCGGCAGGCGGCGGCGATGACCGCGAGCGCCACCGAAGGCGCGACCGCGCTGTGCTTCCTCGGCTGGAGGATCGATTTCCGCCTGCGCGAGCTGCGCAATCCCGAAGGGGCCCGCGTGGCCATGACCAGCGCCGAGTTCGATCTGCTGCGCACCTTCTGCGAGCGGCCGGGCCGCGTGCTGTCGCGTGACAGTCTGCTCGACCTGACGCAAGGCCGCAGCGCCGGCTCGTTCGAACGCTCGATCGACGTTCTCGTCAGCCGCATCCGCCGCAAGATCGAGCCGGATCCGCAGGAGGCCACGATGATCAAGACCGTGCGGTCCGGCGGCTACATGTTCACGCCTGTCGTCGAGGTGGTGACGGCGCCGCAGAGCCATTGA
- a CDS encoding ATP-binding protein, giving the protein MTSIGFLNLKGIRGQITALVAISIVALHAIITATFLIYRAEQPEQENEAGPFQLTTAVRILGRAPTDERPRLIADIARAYPEFQLAPYAGPVPADAGRLREPPGADARPVPPDIAEGRPHGPGGFRGLGPGFRVFMPPPGSPVRHVIFALPDGEMVSARMTDRPHRPPFWGAPWLTTIMFALISTTLLGLWAARALTSPLSSFAKAAENFSLDGDAPALPERGPEEIRSLARALNRMRQRITALMNDRTKMLAAISHDLRTPLTRMRLRCEFVDDELQRSRMLADLDQMHAMLGSVLSFLRNGRKLEPMTLVDIASILQLVADQFADVGHNVGYVGPAHAMATVRPDDMMRSVTNLVENAVKYGTETIIRLTIQGQGLVIDVEDNGPGISDARKPDMLEPFVRGDDARNMDEATGFGLGLSIAKAIVQAHGGELSLHDRKPNGLIARIELPLSKSHLRPAA; this is encoded by the coding sequence ATGACGTCGATCGGCTTTCTCAACCTGAAGGGAATCCGCGGCCAGATCACGGCGCTGGTGGCCATCTCGATCGTGGCGCTGCACGCCATCATCACGGCGACGTTCCTGATCTATCGCGCCGAACAGCCCGAGCAGGAGAACGAGGCCGGGCCGTTCCAGCTCACGACCGCCGTCCGCATTCTCGGACGGGCTCCGACCGACGAACGGCCGCGGCTGATCGCCGATATCGCGCGTGCCTATCCGGAATTTCAGCTCGCCCCCTATGCGGGTCCAGTGCCGGCCGATGCCGGCCGCTTGCGTGAGCCGCCCGGCGCCGACGCTCGCCCCGTCCCACCGGACATCGCCGAGGGGCGGCCGCACGGTCCAGGCGGCTTTCGTGGCCTTGGCCCGGGCTTTCGCGTCTTCATGCCGCCACCGGGCTCGCCGGTGCGCCACGTCATCTTCGCGCTGCCGGACGGCGAGATGGTCTCGGCCCGGATGACCGACCGGCCGCACCGGCCGCCATTCTGGGGCGCTCCCTGGCTGACCACGATCATGTTCGCGCTGATCAGCACCACCCTGCTCGGCCTGTGGGCGGCACGCGCGCTGACATCGCCGCTGTCGAGCTTCGCCAAGGCGGCCGAGAATTTCAGCCTCGATGGCGACGCCCCCGCTCTGCCCGAGCGCGGTCCGGAGGAGATCCGCTCGCTGGCGCGCGCGCTGAACCGGATGCGCCAGCGCATCACCGCGCTGATGAACGACCGCACCAAGATGCTGGCGGCGATCAGCCATGACCTGCGCACGCCGCTGACGCGCATGCGGCTACGCTGCGAATTCGTCGACGATGAGCTGCAGCGCAGCCGCATGCTCGCCGACCTCGATCAGATGCATGCGATGCTCGGCTCGGTGCTGTCCTTCCTGCGCAACGGCCGCAAGCTGGAGCCGATGACGCTGGTGGACATTGCGAGCATCCTTCAGCTGGTCGCCGACCAGTTCGCGGATGTCGGACACAATGTCGGCTATGTCGGTCCGGCGCATGCCATGGCCACCGTCCGGCCGGACGACATGATGCGCTCGGTAACCAACCTGGTGGAGAATGCCGTCAAATACGGCACCGAGACCATCATCCGCCTGACTATCCAGGGCCAGGGGCTCGTCATCGACGTCGAGGACAATGGGCCCGGCATCAGCGATGCGCGCAAGCCCGATATGCTGGAGCCGTTCGTGCGCGGCGATGATGCCCGCAACATGGACGAAGCCACCGGCTTCGGCCTCGGCCTGTCGATCGCGAAGGCGATCGTCCAGGCTCATGGCGGCGAGTTGTCGCTGCATGACCGCAAGCCGAACGGACTGATTGCGCGCATCGAGCTGCCGCTCAGCAAGTCGCATCTTCGACCGGCGGCATGA
- a CDS encoding PRC-barrel domain-containing protein — translation MVMKTVAAGLAGSLLLATAAFAAESTSTTTSTTIKSDTTAASYQGDWRSSKLVGVKVYNNNNENVGSIDDLLVDKSGNVKGVVIGVGGFLGMGEHLVAVSFDQVKFSDQPVQSNTASNAPASGTTSSTNPPASTTTTGAATGTSSSSSMSSSKSRWYPDHAMINATKDQLKSMPEFKYSE, via the coding sequence ATGGTGATGAAGACTGTTGCGGCCGGCCTTGCCGGTTCCCTGCTGCTCGCAACCGCGGCTTTCGCTGCCGAGAGCACCTCGACCACGACCAGCACCACGATCAAGAGCGACACCACCGCGGCGTCCTACCAGGGTGACTGGCGCAGCTCGAAGCTGGTCGGCGTGAAGGTCTACAACAACAACAATGAGAATGTCGGCTCGATCGACGACCTGCTGGTCGACAAGAGCGGCAACGTCAAGGGCGTCGTGATCGGCGTCGGCGGCTTCCTCGGCATGGGCGAGCACCTCGTCGCCGTCTCGTTCGACCAGGTGAAGTTCTCGGATCAGCCGGTGCAGTCGAACACCGCGTCCAACGCCCCGGCCTCGGGCACGACGTCGTCGACCAACCCGCCGGCCTCCACCACCACGACCGGCGCGGCCACCGGCACTTCGTCGTCGTCCTCGATGAGCTCCTCGAAGAGCCGCTGGTATCCCGACCATGCGATGATCAACGCCACCAAGGATCAGCTGAAGTCGATGCCCGAGTTCAAGTACTCGGAGTAA